One segment of Brassica napus cultivar Da-Ae chromosome C3, Da-Ae, whole genome shotgun sequence DNA contains the following:
- the LOC106432148 gene encoding endonuclease 3, with protein MGLTLRMWVASLLLLTHLLHGALCWGDDGHYAVCKIAQGYFEEETVVAVKKLLPAYADGELAAVCSWPDEIKRLPQWKWTAALHFADTPDDKCNYDYSRDCPNDWCVTGAIFNYTNQLMSASKDSQSIVHYNLTEALMFLSHYMGDIHQPLHEGFLGDLGGNKVKVNWYNQETNLHRVWDDMIIESALEKYYNSSLSVMIHALQDKLKYGWSNDVWSWGSCQLNQTACPNPYASESIDLACKYAYTNATAGTTLGDYYFLSRLPVVEKRIAQGGIRLAATLNRIFSVKPKLATA; from the exons aTGGGTTTAACTTTGAGAATGTGGGTTGCAAGTCTGCTCCTCCTTACACATCTTCTTCATGGAGCTCTCTGTTGGGGAGACGATGGTCATTACGCTGTCTGCAAAATAGCTCAG GGATATTTTGAGGAAGAAACTGTAGTTGCAGTGAAGAAACTTCTGCCAGCGTATGCAGATGGTGAACTAGCAGCTGTTTGCTCATGGCCTGATGAAATCAAACGCCTCCCTCAGTGGAAATGGACTGCAGCTTTGCATTTTGCTGATACACCTGATGACAAATGCAACTATGACTATTCTC GGGACTGCCCTAATGACTGGTGTGTGACAGGAGCAATCTTCAATTACACAAACCAACTGATGTCAGCTTCTAAAGACTCACAGAGTATTGTCCACT ATAACTTGACAGAAGCTCTCATGTTCTTATCACATTATATGGGAGATATCCATCAG CCCTTGCATGAAGGTTTTCTTGGAGATCTAGGTGGTAACAAAGTAAAAGTCAACTGGTACAATCAAGAAACTAATTTGCACCGT GTTTGGGATGACATGATAATCGAGTCTGCTCTAGAGAAATATTACAATTCAAGCCTTTCAGTCATGATTCATGCCCTTCAAGACAAACTCAAG TACGGCTGGTCAAATGATGTTTGGTCGTGGGGGTCATGTCAACTTAACCAAACAGCCTGCCCAAATCC ATATGCCTCTGAAAGCATTGATCTTGCCTGCAAGTATGCTTACACAAACGCTACCGCAGGGACTACTTTAGGAG ATTACTACTTCCTCTCTCGGCTGCCCGTTGTAGAGAAGAGAATTGCACAAGGCGGGATTCGCTTGGCAGCGACTCTAAACCGAATCTTTTCTGTGAAACCGAAGCTCGCTACCGCATGA
- the LOC111200046 gene encoding glutamine--tRNA ligase, cytoplasmic-like has protein sequence MRSNYWKSVVHVSFFDNHAPENFKLNEFEEACSVGVEVSAEDIEKAADEVFEKNKKTIVEQRYRTNVGQLLGHVRKSLPWADPKIVKDVIDRKMYELQTAADNEQSSLDEQETE, from the exons ATGCGATCGAACTACTGGAAATCTGTTGTACACG TTTCGTTTTTTGACAATCACGCTCCTGAGAACTTCAAGTTAAATGAATTTGAGGAGGCATGTAGTGTTG GGGTTGAAGTTTCTGCAGAAGATATTGAGAAAGCAGCTGATGAAGTttttgaaaagaataagaaaacaATAGTGGAGCAGCGCTACCGAACTAATG TGGGTCAATTGCTTGGACATGTCCGGAAAAGTTTGCCATGGGCAGATCCTAAGATTGTAAAG GACGTCATAGACAGAAAAATGTATGAACTGCAAACTGCTGCTGATAATGAACAAAGTTCACTTGATGAGCAAGAAACTGAATAA
- the LOC106433748 gene encoding vacuolar protein sorting-associated protein 28 homolog 1-like translates to MEVKRERETYENFSELYAIIKATEKLEKAYIRDLISPSDYETECQKLIVHFKTLSASLKDLVPSIERFADTYKMDCSAAVYRLVTSGVPATVEHRASAVASTSSSASVVAECVQNFITSMDSLKLNMVAVDQVYPLLSDLSASLCKLSILPPDFEGKVKMKEWLVRLSKMGASDELTEQQARQLHFDLESSYNSFMAALPSAGN, encoded by the coding sequence ATGGAGGTCAAGCGCGAGCGCGAAACGTACGAGAACTTCTCCGAGCTCTACGCCATCATCAAAGCCACCGAGAAGCTCGAGAAGGCCTACATCCGCGACCTCATCTCCCCTTCCGACTACGAAACCGAGTGCCAGAAGCTCATCGTCCACTTCAAGACCCTCTCCGCATCCCTCAAGGACCTTGTTCCAAGCATCGAGAGGTTCGCCGACACCTACAAGATGGACTGCTCAGCTGCTGTTTACCGCCTCGTGACCTCCGGCGTTCCGGCTACCGTGGAGCATCGTGCTTCTGCGGTGGCGTCTACTTCGAGCTCTGCTTCCGTTGTTGCTGAGTGCGTGCAGAATTTTATAACTTCGATGGATTCGTTGAAGCTCAACATGGTGGCTGTTGACCAGGTGTATCCGTTGCTGTCTGATCTCTCTGCTTCGCTTTGTAAGCTGAGCATCTTGCCGCCGGATTTTGAAGGCAAGGTGAAGATGAAAGAGTGGCTTGTGAGGCTGTCTAAGATGGGGGCTTCTGATGAGCTCACTGAGCAGCAGGCCAGGCAGCTTCACTTTGACCTTGAGTCTTCCTACAACTCCTTCATGGCTGCTTTGCCTAGTGCCGGTAACTAA
- the LOC106433747 gene encoding sphingosine kinase 2-like produces the protein MAPAEVIVVDLVLIDGELGMVKLTADGVLEAIEYGEPSRYWTVKKDVLGFVVEGKYIRIKTVVEREEGICCGEFGGDYSRKDFVFEPFSEDAKNRFCFKLRQYLDSLGRPKRLLVFVNPFGGKKSALKIFEKQVKPLFEDADIQLDVQETKYQLHAREMVRSMDVSKYDGIVCVSGDGVLVEVVNGLLQRADWKTVFKLPIGVIPAGTGNGMIKSLLDAVGLQCCANSATISIIRGHTRSLDVATISQGNTKFFSVLMLAWGLVADIDIESEKFRWMGSARMDFYAIQRIICLRQYNGRVLFLPAPGFEGYGQPTSYRLYKEPPVSNNKALGYQGPDTKFEDVDEWREIKGPFVSVWLHNVPWGAENNLVAPAAKFSDGFLDLIVLKKCPKLALLSLMTQISEGTHVQSPYVAYLKVKAFALEPGILVGEPDTEGIIDADGEVLARGRRSYKCEQIALMSYDKLQVTVDQGLATLFSPEY, from the exons ATGGCTCCGGCGGAGGTAATAGTCGTCGACCTAGTCTTAATAGACGGCGAACTCGGGATGGTGAAGTTGACCGCCGATGGAGTTTTAGAAGCGATCGAGTACGGCGAACCCAGCCGTTACTGGACGGTGAAGAAAGACGTTCTCGGTTTCGTCGTGGAAGGTAAATATATTAGAATCAAAACAGTGGTGGAGAGAGAGGAAGGTATCTGTTGCGGAGAGTTTGGTGGAGATTACTCCAGAAAAGACTTCGTCTTTGAGCCTTTCTCTGAAGATGCTAAGAATAGATTCTGCTTCAAGCTCCGTCAATACCTTGACTCTCTCG GTCGGCCAAAGAGGTTGCTTGTGTTTGTGAACCCTTTTGGCGGGAAGAAATCTGCTCTAAAGATATTTGAAAAGCAAGTGAAGCCATTGTTTGAAGATGCTGACATTCAACTTGATGTTCAAG AAACCAAGTATCAGTTGCATGCAAGGGAAATGGTTAGGTCCATGGATGTATCAAAGTATGATGGTATTGTTTGTGTCAGTGGCGACGGTGTCCTTGTTGAG GTTGTAAATGGACTGCTTCAAAGAGCAGACTGGAAAACTGTCTTCAAATTGCCAATTGGAGTGATCCCTGCAG GAACTGGTAATGGCATGATAAAGTCATTGTTGGATGCGGTTGGGCTTCAGTGCTGTGCAAATAGTGCTACTATCTCTATTATCCGAG GTCATACACGTTCTTTAGATGTGGCAACTATCTCACAAGGAAATACCAAATTCTTCAGCGTCTTGATGCTTGCTTGGG gtttagtGGCTGATATAGACATAGAGTCAGAGAAGTTCAGATGGATGGGTAGTGCTCGCATGGACTTCTAT GCCATTCAAAGGATAATATGTTTAAGACAATACAATGGACGAGTTTTGTTTCTACCGGCTCCTGGTTTTGAAGGCTATGGGCAGCCAACAAGTTACCGTCTATACAAAGAGCCACCTGTTAGCAATAATAAGGCGCTTGGATACCAAGGACCTGATACTAAATTTGAAGATGTTGACGAATGGAGAGAAATCAAAGGCCCTTTTGTTTCAGTATGGCTTCATAATGTTCCCTGGGGTGCTGAGAACAATTTGGTTGCTCCTGCAGCAAAG TTTTCTGATGGCTTCCTGGATTTGATTGTCTTGAAAAAGTGCCCTAAGCTAGCTTTGCTATCGCTTATGACACAGATAAGTGAAGGAACACATGTTCAGTCACCATACGTAGCATATCTAAAG GTGAAGGCATTTGCACTTGAACCGGGTATACTGGTAGGCGAACCAGACACAGAAGGAATCATAGATGCAGATGGAGAGGTATTGGCAAGGGGAAGAAGATCCTATAAATGTGAGCAAATTGCTTTGATGTCCTACGACAAGCTTCAAGTAACAGTTGATCAAGGTTTGGCCACTCTCTTCTCTCCTGAGTATTGA